A region of Nerophis lumbriciformis linkage group LG26, RoL_Nlum_v2.1, whole genome shotgun sequence DNA encodes the following proteins:
- the LOC140676633 gene encoding uncharacterized protein: protein MCERTIAEYEEELCPTKEEKERQHQLLDAVFKKHQVVLHRTDVQQPPHIKEEEEEVWITQEEECLLGQEEADLTKFPLTVVSVKTEEHEDKPPESSQLHHSPNLPEQKMKEPHPPHIKEEEEESHYPHFIEEKEPHSIYIKKEEQEEHSISQDGEHLEWLEEFPVIGVPVKSEDDEVKGESEEKREAEPPSSSPTQHMTTEADGDHCGGSQADKLLAPLSDSEDTTSHSSDTDDEDSKDDKTCHTDKTHFTCSLCDKTFHNRYLKEHMRTHTEEKPFTCSVCGTGFIRKSNLKAHMRIHTGEKTITCSVCSKIFARVDYLIAHMKIHTGEKPFSCSRCGRCFKEKTDFKVHMRIHTGDKPFMCLVCSKRFTQKAHLKTHTRIHTGEKPYICSICFKGFTQSPNLKRHTRTHSVEKV from the exons atgtgcgaaagaacgatagcagagtacgaggaggaactttgtccaacaaaagaggagaaggagcgacaacatcaactactggacgctgttttcaagaaacatcaagttgtgttacacagaacag acgtccagcagcccccccacattaaagaggaagaggaggaagtgtggatcactcaggaggaagagtgtcttctagggcaggaggaggctgatctcaccaagtttccactgactgttgtctctgtgaagactgaagagcatgaagacaaaccacctgagtcctcacagcttcatcacagtccaa ATCTCCCTGAGCAGAAAATGAAGGAGCCACATCCCCCACATAtaaaggaagaagaggaggagtcaCACTACCCCCACTTTATAGAGGAGAAAGAGCCACATAGTATTTACATTAAGAAGGAGGagcaggaggaacacagcatcagtcaagatggagagcatcttgaatggttggaggagttcccagtgattggtgtccctgtgaagagtgaagatgatgaggtcaaaggtgagagtgaggagaagagagaggcggagcctccaagcagcagcccaactcaacacatgacaacagaagctgatggagaccactgtggaggatcacaagcagacaagctcttagctccactatcagatagtgaggacacaacgtcacactcttctgacactgatgatgaagactctaaagatgataagacatgtcacactgacaaaacacacttcacatgttctctCTGCGACAAAACTTTTCATAACCGTTATCtgaaagaacacatgagaacgcacactgaAGAAAAACCGTTTACCTGCTCAGTCTGCGGTACAGGTTTTATACGCAAGAGTAATCTGAaggcacacatgagaatacacaccggtGAAAAAACAATTACCTGCTCAGTTTGTAGTAAAATATTCGCTCGGGTGGATTATTTGATAGCCCACATGAAAATACACACTGGCGAAAAACCATTTTCATGTTCAAGATGTGGTAGATGTTTTAAAGAAAAGACTGATttcaaagtacacatgagaatacacactggagacaaACCATTCATGTGTTTAGTTTGTAGCAAACGATTCACCCAAAAGGCGCATTTGAAAACACACACAAGAATACACACTGGCGAAAAACCTTATATCTGTTCAATTTGCTTTAAAGGGTTTACGCAAAGTCCCAATTTGAAAAGACACACAAGAACGCACTCTGTCGAGAAAGTgtag